Proteins from one Anaerobranca californiensis DSM 14826 genomic window:
- the miaA gene encoding tRNA (adenosine(37)-N6)-dimethylallyltransferase MiaA has product MEDNYVVILGPTASGKTALSIQLAKQTNGEIISADSMLIYKGMDIGTAKPTIEEREGIPHHLIDIIEPDEEFSVYDYQILSQKTIKEIKKRGKLPIVVGGTGLYIRALTEDFTLNQIPQDETVRRRYYEIMKSKGKEYLHSLLKDKDPLAYEKLHPNDYKRVIRALEVYELSGKSIYNLQEKKHTNNNILYIGLTMDRELLYKRVNDRVDVMLKEGLVDEVRALLAKGISKEANSMKGIGYKQVIDYLEGRLDYDKMVEILKRDTRRYAKRQLTWFRGMEGILWLDITKEKREDIIIKILEMMKEKDIF; this is encoded by the coding sequence ATGGAAGATAATTATGTAGTTATCTTAGGACCTACCGCCAGCGGCAAGACAGCTCTATCAATTCAGTTAGCTAAACAAACCAATGGTGAAATTATTTCTGCAGATTCCATGCTAATTTATAAAGGAATGGATATTGGTACAGCAAAACCTACTATAGAAGAAAGGGAGGGCATACCCCATCACTTAATAGATATAATAGAACCTGATGAAGAATTTAGTGTTTATGATTATCAAATTTTATCGCAAAAAACTATTAAAGAAATTAAAAAAAGAGGTAAGTTACCAATTGTAGTTGGTGGAACAGGTTTATATATAAGGGCTTTAACAGAGGACTTTACATTAAATCAAATACCACAAGATGAAACTGTTAGAAGAAGATATTATGAAATAATGAAAAGTAAGGGGAAGGAGTATTTACATTCCCTTTTAAAAGATAAGGATCCACTGGCCTATGAAAAGTTACATCCAAACGATTATAAAAGGGTTATTAGGGCCCTGGAGGTATATGAACTTTCAGGTAAGTCTATTTATAATCTCCAGGAAAAAAAACATACTAATAATAATATCTTATACATAGGATTAACTATGGATAGAGAACTTTTATATAAGAGGGTAAATGATAGGGTAGATGTTATGTTAAAGGAAGGATTAGTTGATGAAGTTAGGGCATTATTAGCTAAAGGTATTTCTAAAGAAGCAAATTCCATGAAAGGAATAGGTTATAAGCAAGTTATTGATTATCTAGAAGGAAGGCTAGATTATGATAAAATGGTGGAAATTTTAAAAAGGGATACCCGCAGGTATGCTAAAAGACAACTTACATGGTTTAGAGGTATGGAAGGTATACTTTGGTTAGATATTACTAAAGAAAAAAGGGAAGATATTATTATAAAAATATTGGAAATGATGAAGGAAAAAGACATTTTTTAG
- a CDS encoding class I SAM-dependent methyltransferase translates to MNIIITTAQRPDDNLITKGLNYSKSLDIPFIPREKIGNLSKGTTAYLVVTKEGLVCHYQNHKLFYHPSMAMLRIKGINNGNEDIFTTICGDIKGFSILDCTMGFGADSLVWSFLSGENGSITALEKNKIIYAIVSEGLKGNYSKWKEINDFARRIKPLNEDYVQFLSNCPTNTFDIVYFDPMFDIPIEKSSHLQPLRLFAEKGSLTKEIINIGKRVAKKLVIVKNNRNYDFSKIGITETFSKKSSNVKYGIIRLNKGE, encoded by the coding sequence TTGAATATAATAATAACTACCGCCCAGCGACCAGATGATAATTTGATAACAAAAGGTTTAAATTACAGTAAATCCTTAGATATCCCTTTTATCCCAAGGGAAAAAATAGGAAATTTATCTAAAGGCACTACTGCATATTTAGTAGTTACCAAAGAAGGCTTAGTATGTCATTATCAAAATCATAAATTATTTTATCATCCGAGTATGGCAATGCTAAGAATTAAAGGAATAAATAATGGAAATGAAGATATCTTTACAACTATTTGTGGTGATATAAAGGGGTTTAGTATTTTAGACTGTACAATGGGTTTTGGTGCTGACTCATTGGTTTGGAGCTTTTTAAGTGGAGAAAATGGCTCAATTACTGCCCTAGAAAAAAATAAAATAATATATGCAATTGTTTCTGAAGGTTTAAAAGGCAATTATAGTAAGTGGAAAGAAATCAACGATTTTGCTAGAAGAATAAAACCATTAAATGAAGATTATGTTCAGTTTTTAAGTAATTGTCCAACTAACACCTTTGACATAGTGTATTTTGATCCGATGTTTGATATCCCTATTGAAAAGTCCTCTCACCTTCAACCCCTAAGACTTTTTGCTGAAAAAGGTTCTTTGACTAAAGAAATTATAAATATAGGTAAAAGGGTGGCTAAAAAGTTAGTAATTGTAAAAAATAATCGTAACTATGATTTTTCTAAAATAGGAATTACTGAAACCTTTTCTAAAAAAAGTAGTAATGTTAAATATGGAATAATTCGCCTAAATAAGGGGGAATAA
- the mutL gene encoding DNA mismatch repair endonuclease MutL — MGIINILPPQTANKIAAGEVVERPASIVKELIENSIDGKSTNITINLVNAGKEKIEVIDNGVGIHKDDVPIAFLRHATSKIKDEKDLEKISSLGFRGEALPSIAAVSKVTLITRTTGEDFGVKYVIEGGKERLFDVAPANLGTRIIVEDLFFNTPARRKFLKTTATELNYITDLVGRFIMSHPHISFQLTHNNKPLIKSSGDGDLKHCLSEVMGWETAENSIEVDFSYENMTVTGLIIKPVLTKSSRSGQMFFVNNRIVKSSMLAKALEAGFNTLIPIGRYPQGVLNIQIQVEDLDVNVHPSKQEIKFKDEKAVFYLVKEGVENALKNKSLISEFKHTNVSRQLLNPGNREKIPKESEVSKAIEESSVLEIKEIEYTTPIYSHNVTSIKDSTNSLSQPAQQVFDLPEEEQYLHPFFKTLKILGQYANSYIIAVDSEQIYLIDQHAAQEKIYYERALTQMHTKPIIQQIVPMTLELKKGYREKIQENLELFISLGFDLDFLDGNNIIVRGLPFFINKTVSLQLLFDALEELIFNDDITAIKKYKEAVLALISCKGAIKANHKLSFMEMEQLVKDLGKISNPYSCPHGRPVIVSLDKYSVEKLFKRVT; from the coding sequence ATGGGAATAATTAATATCCTTCCCCCTCAAACAGCCAATAAAATTGCTGCCGGGGAAGTTGTCGAAAGACCTGCCTCTATAGTCAAAGAACTAATCGAAAATTCTATCGATGGTAAGAGTACTAATATTACAATTAATCTTGTAAATGCCGGCAAAGAAAAAATTGAAGTTATAGATAATGGGGTAGGGATCCATAAAGATGATGTGCCTATCGCCTTTTTAAGACATGCAACTAGTAAAATTAAAGATGAAAAAGATTTAGAAAAAATTTCTTCTTTAGGTTTTAGAGGAGAAGCCTTACCATCTATCGCTGCTGTTTCTAAAGTTACACTAATTACAAGGACAACAGGGGAAGACTTTGGTGTAAAATACGTTATAGAAGGGGGGAAGGAACGATTATTTGATGTGGCACCTGCCAATTTAGGTACTAGAATTATTGTGGAAGATCTATTTTTTAATACCCCGGCCCGGAGAAAATTCTTAAAAACTACTGCTACAGAATTAAATTATATTACAGATTTAGTAGGGAGATTTATTATGTCCCATCCCCATATTTCTTTCCAACTTACCCATAACAATAAACCCCTTATTAAATCCAGTGGCGATGGTGATCTTAAACATTGTCTATCTGAGGTGATGGGTTGGGAAACTGCAGAAAATTCTATAGAAGTAGATTTCTCTTATGAAAATATGACTGTTACTGGATTAATAATTAAGCCTGTATTAACAAAAAGCTCTAGAAGTGGTCAAATGTTTTTCGTTAACAATAGAATTGTAAAATCATCGATGTTGGCCAAAGCTTTAGAGGCTGGGTTTAATACCCTTATTCCTATAGGACGTTATCCTCAAGGGGTTTTAAACATACAAATTCAAGTGGAAGACTTAGATGTCAATGTCCATCCATCAAAACAAGAAATTAAATTTAAAGATGAAAAAGCTGTTTTTTATCTAGTGAAGGAAGGGGTAGAAAATGCCCTTAAAAATAAATCCCTTATTTCTGAATTTAAACATACAAATGTAAGTAGACAGCTATTAAACCCAGGTAATAGGGAAAAAATTCCTAAGGAAAGTGAAGTTTCTAAAGCAATAGAGGAAAGCTCAGTTTTGGAAATAAAAGAAATAGAATATACAACACCAATTTATTCCCATAACGTAACTTCGATAAAAGATAGTACAAATAGTTTATCCCAACCTGCACAACAAGTATTTGACCTTCCTGAAGAAGAACAATATTTACATCCTTTTTTTAAAACTTTAAAAATATTAGGTCAATATGCTAACTCTTATATCATTGCCGTTGATAGTGAACAAATATATTTAATTGACCAACATGCTGCTCAAGAAAAGATATATTATGAAAGGGCTTTGACCCAAATGCATACAAAACCAATAATTCAACAAATTGTACCGATGACTTTAGAATTAAAAAAGGGATACCGAGAAAAAATACAAGAAAATCTTGAGCTTTTTATCAGTTTAGGTTTTGATTTAGATTTTCTAGATGGTAATAATATTATTGTACGGGGCTTACCATTTTTTATAAACAAAACTGTTTCCTTACAGTTATTATTCGATGCTCTGGAAGAACTAATTTTCAATGATGATATAACTGCTATAAAAAAATATAAAGAAGCTGTATTAGCTTTAATCTCCTGTAAAGGGGCAATAAAAGCAAACCATAAGTTAAGTTTTATGGAAATGGAGCAATTAGTAAAAGACTTAGGGAAAATAAGTAACCCTTATAGTTGCCCCCATGGAAGACCAGTAATAGTTTCTTTAGATAAATACAGTGTTGAAAAATTATTTAAAAGGGTGACTTAA
- the miaB gene encoding tRNA (N6-isopentenyl adenosine(37)-C2)-methylthiotransferase MiaB yields MEMQNKHFIIHTYGCQMNVHDSEILAGMLVQMGYTPTADEEEADIILINTCTIRDKAEQKIFGKIGTLRRIKEQNPDLIIGICGCMSQQEEVAKKIKVNFPHVDLLFGTHNVHQLPEMIKKILMNNERVFEVWEKEGEVVEGLPQHRNEGISAWVTITLGCNNFCTYCIVPYVRGRERSRKPGDIIKEVQELAKQGFKEITLLGQNVNSYGKDFDTPYDFADLLSELDKIDGIQRIRYTTSHPRDFTDKLIEVIAQSKRVCNHFHLPVQAGSNKVLKAMNRGYTREQYLELVQKIESKFPEYSITTDLIVGFPGETEEDFQQTLDLVKKVRYDSAFTFAYSPRSGTPAAKMENQVSKEEKSSRLTRLIELQNEISKEKNLSLVGKVYPILVEGRSKTNKDYLSGRTTTNKLVNFPAPKDVDLTGQIVPVRIIQAQTWSLIGELESEE; encoded by the coding sequence ATGGAAATGCAGAATAAACATTTCATAATCCATACTTATGGCTGTCAAATGAATGTTCATGATAGCGAAATTTTAGCAGGTATGTTGGTGCAAATGGGATATACCCCTACCGCTGATGAAGAAGAGGCTGATATTATCCTCATTAACACTTGTACCATTAGAGATAAAGCAGAACAGAAAATTTTTGGTAAAATTGGAACTTTAAGAAGAATAAAGGAACAAAATCCAGATCTAATTATTGGTATTTGCGGATGTATGTCTCAACAAGAAGAAGTGGCAAAAAAAATTAAAGTTAATTTTCCCCATGTAGATTTGCTATTTGGTACCCACAATGTTCATCAACTACCGGAAATGATTAAAAAAATCTTAATGAATAATGAAAGGGTATTTGAAGTTTGGGAAAAAGAAGGTGAAGTAGTGGAGGGATTACCCCAACACCGAAATGAAGGTATTTCCGCTTGGGTAACCATCACCCTTGGCTGCAATAATTTCTGTACCTATTGTATAGTTCCTTATGTTAGGGGAAGGGAAAGGAGTAGAAAACCTGGGGATATCATTAAAGAAGTTCAAGAACTTGCAAAACAAGGGTTTAAAGAAATCACTTTATTAGGGCAGAATGTTAATAGTTATGGAAAAGATTTTGATACTCCCTATGATTTTGCCGATCTTTTGTCAGAATTAGATAAAATCGACGGCATCCAGAGGATCCGCTATACTACATCCCATCCTAGGGATTTTACTGATAAATTAATAGAAGTTATAGCCCAAAGTAAAAGGGTATGTAACCATTTTCATTTGCCTGTTCAAGCGGGAAGTAATAAAGTTTTAAAAGCTATGAACAGAGGATATACTAGAGAACAATATTTAGAATTAGTCCAAAAGATAGAAAGTAAATTCCCTGAATATTCTATAACTACCGATTTAATAGTTGGTTTTCCTGGAGAGACGGAAGAAGATTTTCAACAAACATTAGATCTAGTTAAAAAAGTCAGATATGACTCTGCCTTTACCTTTGCCTATTCTCCTAGATCAGGAACTCCAGCTGCAAAAATGGAAAATCAAGTATCTAAAGAAGAAAAAAGTAGTAGATTAACACGGCTAATAGAATTGCAAAATGAAATTTCTAAAGAAAAAAACCTCTCCCTTGTAGGTAAAGTATATCCTATTCTAGTTGAAGGTAGGAGTAAAACAAATAAAGATTATTTAAGTGGTCGAACAACGACAAATAAATTAGTCAATTTCCCTGCTCCAAAGGATGTAGATTTAACAGGTCAAATTGTCCCTGTGAGAATAATACAAGCCCAAACATGGTCACTTATTGGTGAATTAGAATCAGAGGAGTAA
- a CDS encoding FMN-binding protein — MKKLLVLMLISLMALTIFAGCSSKTEEQPKDEPNYVYKNGTFVGYSDNNRGYVKAEVTIEKDQIKSVKLTEYQGNAIEKDPETYGREGAFEIGLLAQVHEYLENAFVEANGTNIDAFSGATSTSNKAKQAVDRALLKAKVDATPGLIDGTYLGRSEITEKGYSVAEIKIEGGKIVEVNLYDMRAVENGFEQKPEDYQWEAYHEAREAVAAAMLEANSYDVETYTGATSSSEKWIQIVKELLERATIK; from the coding sequence ATGAAGAAGTTATTAGTCTTAATGTTAATATCATTGATGGCATTAACTATTTTTGCTGGTTGTTCATCTAAAACAGAAGAACAGCCAAAGGATGAGCCAAATTATGTTTACAAAAATGGTACTTTTGTAGGATACTCTGATAATAACAGAGGTTATGTAAAGGCAGAAGTGACCATTGAAAAGGATCAAATTAAATCTGTAAAACTTACTGAATATCAAGGAAATGCCATCGAAAAAGATCCAGAAACATATGGTAGAGAAGGGGCCTTTGAAATTGGCTTACTCGCTCAAGTTCATGAATACTTAGAGAATGCTTTTGTTGAAGCAAACGGTACAAATATTGATGCCTTCTCAGGTGCAACAAGTACTTCTAATAAAGCTAAACAAGCTGTTGATCGTGCTTTATTAAAAGCTAAGGTTGATGCTACACCTGGCTTAATTGACGGTACTTACCTTGGAAGATCTGAAATTACAGAAAAAGGTTATTCAGTAGCAGAAATTAAAATTGAAGGTGGAAAAATAGTTGAAGTAAATCTTTATGATATGAGGGCTGTGGAAAATGGTTTTGAACAAAAACCTGAAGATTATCAGTGGGAAGCATATCATGAAGCAAGGGAAGCTGTTGCTGCAGCAATGCTAGAAGCAAATAGCTATGATGTAGAAACATATACTGGAGCAACTAGCTCATCTGAAAAATGGATTCAAATAGTTAAAGAACTATTAGAAAGAGCTACAATAAAGTAG
- the pduL gene encoding phosphate propanoyltransferase, giving the protein MSKLIPVGVSNRHLHLSQEDIYTLYGQCYELKPLKELSQPGQYAAEETVTLQGPKGSIEKVRVLGPARKQTQVEISKTDSFILGIKPPVRDSGALANSSPITIIGPKGKVELKEGVILAQRHIHMHTTDAEELGLVDKQLVQVEVDGERGVIFKNVLVRVHESFALEFHIDTDEANAAGLANGDKVKIVG; this is encoded by the coding sequence ATGTCTAAACTCATTCCTGTTGGTGTATCTAATAGACACCTTCATTTGTCACAAGAAGATATCTATACATTATATGGTCAATGCTATGAGTTAAAGCCACTAAAAGAGTTATCTCAACCAGGCCAATATGCGGCAGAAGAAACTGTTACCCTTCAAGGGCCAAAAGGTTCCATAGAAAAAGTTAGGGTTTTAGGGCCTGCAAGGAAACAAACCCAGGTAGAAATCTCAAAAACCGATAGTTTTATACTTGGGATTAAACCTCCTGTCAGAGATTCAGGGGCTTTAGCTAATTCTTCGCCAATTACCATAATCGGACCTAAAGGAAAAGTAGAGCTTAAAGAAGGTGTTATACTAGCTCAAAGGCATATTCATATGCATACAACTGATGCCGAAGAGCTTGGTTTAGTTGATAAGCAATTAGTACAAGTAGAAGTTGATGGCGAACGGGGAGTAATTTTTAAAAATGTCCTTGTCAGGGTACATGAATCCTTTGCATTAGAATTCCATATTGATACAGATGAAGCTAATGCAGCAGGCTTAGCAAATGGAGATAAAGTAAAGATAGTAGGTTAA
- a CDS encoding VanW family protein has product MKKKILVILILVILISILVLIFITSLIYLYLDNQRFNHIFYPGIYVNEVPIGNLSLEDAVVILNAALNTKGIFVLENNIKQWELPMEEIVYFKIEEGLTNILKKQKKNSFIKGFFVRNSPQYYKIEFTLSKSILNYIDKIRSEEEIPPKNAEFFITSDKKVNILPHREGKTINIEETIEEIYQAISEGKYKSKISYKTLVPQITTVQLENLKVIDHLFSVQTYYGDSSENRLHNIKLAAGNIKNILLLPGEEFSFNKLVGPADETGGYKEATIIVDGQFVPGIGGGICQVSSTIYVGALKANLEILQRHNHGRPVSYLPKGLDATISYPYLDLRFKNNTEYGIIINTLTTSTHLIVDFYSYKPLFPDIEFETVEEIIPYQIEKIEKLNIKRGEKKIIQKGQVGYKVTTYKIITDVNGITRKELISIDTYRPVKEIIYIGIKSTESESYTEEVDNEDEHTEDMGD; this is encoded by the coding sequence TTGAAAAAGAAAATACTAGTTATACTAATACTAGTTATACTAATATCAATACTTGTTTTAATATTTATTACTTCATTGATATATTTATATCTAGATAACCAAAGGTTTAATCATATATTTTATCCCGGTATATATGTAAATGAAGTACCTATTGGAAATCTATCTTTAGAAGATGCTGTTGTAATTTTAAATGCAGCTTTAAACACAAAGGGTATCTTTGTTTTAGAAAATAATATTAAACAATGGGAATTACCAATGGAAGAAATAGTCTATTTTAAGATAGAAGAAGGATTGACAAATATTTTAAAAAAACAGAAAAAAAATAGTTTTATCAAAGGATTTTTTGTAAGAAATTCTCCCCAATATTATAAAATTGAATTTACCCTTAGTAAAAGTATATTAAACTATATTGATAAAATACGAAGTGAAGAAGAAATCCCCCCTAAAAATGCCGAATTTTTCATTACATCAGACAAAAAAGTAAATATCTTACCTCATCGGGAAGGTAAAACTATTAATATTGAGGAAACTATTGAAGAAATTTATCAAGCTATAAGTGAAGGAAAATATAAAAGCAAAATATCTTATAAAACCCTTGTACCTCAAATAACTACTGTACAATTAGAAAATTTAAAAGTTATTGATCACTTATTTTCAGTACAAACATACTATGGTGATTCTTCTGAAAATAGGTTGCATAACATTAAATTAGCAGCAGGAAATATAAAAAACATTTTGTTATTACCAGGTGAAGAGTTTTCATTTAACAAACTAGTAGGACCTGCTGACGAAACAGGGGGCTATAAAGAAGCAACTATTATAGTTGATGGTCAATTTGTCCCGGGAATAGGTGGCGGAATTTGTCAAGTTTCATCAACTATCTATGTCGGAGCATTAAAGGCCAATTTAGAAATTTTACAAAGGCACAATCACGGCCGCCCAGTATCATATTTGCCAAAAGGTTTAGATGCTACGATAAGTTATCCATATTTAGATCTAAGATTTAAAAATAACACTGAATATGGGATTATAATTAATACTTTAACAACTTCTACCCATTTAATAGTAGATTTCTACAGTTATAAACCCCTTTTTCCCGATATAGAATTTGAGACCGTTGAAGAAATAATCCCTTATCAAATTGAAAAAATTGAAAAATTAAATATAAAGAGGGGAGAAAAGAAAATTATTCAAAAGGGGCAGGTAGGATATAAAGTTACGACATATAAAATTATTACAGATGTTAATGGTATTACCAGAAAAGAGTTAATATCAATAGATACTTATAGACCAGTAAAAGAAATTATATATATTGGAATTAAAAGTACTGAATCTGAAAGCTATACCGAAGAAGTAGATAATGAAGATGAACATACCGAAGATATGGGAGATTAA
- a CDS encoding GntR family transcriptional regulator, with product MSNFYLDKDSKIPLYVQVKDNIRRLINEGIWKHGMKIPTERELSKELNVSRNTISVAYQELVSEGILFCQQGRGTFVAEADEALKKESRKERLMKVVDLCLDEGLSLGFKIDEILAIMHVRAREKKDILTSVKVFFIECNKEQVEYISKQLSQALSIIVEPLLLDEILNNPSQYAVISEKADILVTTFFHFEQIKSIPISQNTELIPIALSPHLESIVKIARLPAEQKVALICHSETFANKIKSSLQSAGINHLQLTQFLTKDIDDTTLEKVLLKYKYFITSPGKRMKLAKILGNLQNKEIIEFVFQPDLASINLLKSTLLEVKRKRISL from the coding sequence ATGTCCAATTTTTATCTAGATAAAGACAGTAAAATTCCACTCTACGTTCAGGTCAAAGATAATATTAGAAGGTTAATAAACGAAGGTATTTGGAAACATGGAATGAAAATACCTACAGAAAGGGAACTATCTAAAGAATTAAATGTCAGTAGAAACACTATAAGTGTAGCTTATCAAGAATTGGTAAGTGAAGGTATTTTGTTTTGTCAACAAGGTAGGGGAACCTTTGTCGCCGAAGCAGATGAGGCATTAAAGAAAGAAAGTAGAAAAGAGCGATTAATGAAAGTTGTTGATTTATGCCTTGATGAAGGATTATCTTTAGGTTTTAAAATTGATGAAATTTTAGCAATAATGCATGTCAGAGCCCGGGAAAAAAAAGATATCCTTACCTCTGTTAAGGTGTTTTTTATAGAATGTAATAAAGAGCAAGTAGAATATATCTCAAAACAATTATCCCAAGCTTTATCTATTATAGTTGAACCGTTATTGTTAGATGAAATTTTAAATAATCCCAGTCAATATGCTGTTATCAGTGAAAAAGCTGATATTTTAGTTACAACATTTTTCCATTTTGAACAAATTAAAAGCATCCCCATTTCACAAAATACAGAACTGATTCCAATAGCCCTTTCACCCCATCTAGAATCAATAGTAAAAATAGCTAGATTGCCAGCAGAACAAAAGGTTGCTTTGATCTGCCATTCTGAAACCTTTGCCAATAAAATTAAGTCTAGTCTACAAAGTGCTGGAATTAATCATTTACAATTAACTCAGTTTTTAACAAAGGATATCGATGATACAACCCTTGAAAAGGTTTTACTAAAATATAAATATTTCATCACTTCACCAGGTAAGAGGATGAAATTAGCTAAAATTTTAGGGAATCTCCAGAATAAAGAGATAATAGAATTTGTTTTTCAACCTGATTTAGCTTCAATAAATCTTTTAAAAAGTACTTTACTAGAAGTTAAAAGAAAAAGAATTAGTTTATAG
- a CDS encoding PHP domain-containing protein — translation MDLHIHSLHSDGTMSIEKIIDIAESLNLEIISITDHDTISGVQEAINLVKGKKIKLVPGIEINTEYRKKEVHILGYFIDIFNHKLVETIEYLRNERVNRVKKIITKLNQLNISITFEDVLEQSKGESIGRPHIALAMIKKGYGKTVGEIFDEYIDQGKPAYVERFKLSPYDAINLIRDANGIAVLAHPKLVKDEDIVNELLPHVDGLEVFHSEHTEEDSNYYLNKALQHNLIVTGGSDCHGIGKGKELLLGTVKIPKEYISAFEKIYKERERM, via the coding sequence TTGGATCTGCATATACATTCATTGCATTCTGATGGAACAATGTCTATTGAAAAAATAATAGACATTGCCGAAAGTTTAAATTTAGAAATTATCTCCATAACAGACCATGATACTATTTCCGGGGTACAGGAAGCTATAAATTTAGTAAAAGGCAAAAAAATTAAACTAGTTCCTGGAATAGAAATAAACACAGAATATAGAAAAAAAGAAGTTCATATACTGGGATATTTTATCGATATTTTTAATCACAAACTGGTAGAAACAATTGAATATTTGAGAAATGAAAGGGTTAATAGGGTTAAAAAAATTATTACTAAGTTAAACCAATTAAATATTTCTATAACTTTTGAAGATGTGTTAGAACAAAGCAAAGGAGAATCCATAGGAAGACCCCATATTGCTTTAGCTATGATTAAAAAGGGTTATGGGAAAACAGTTGGGGAGATTTTTGATGAATATATAGACCAAGGGAAACCGGCCTATGTTGAACGATTTAAACTTTCACCTTACGATGCCATTAACTTAATCCGCGATGCCAATGGAATTGCTGTTTTGGCACATCCTAAACTAGTAAAAGATGAGGATATTGTCAATGAACTATTACCCCATGTGGATGGTTTAGAAGTTTTTCACAGTGAGCATACCGAAGAAGATAGTAATTATTATTTAAATAAAGCCCTACAACATAATTTAATTGTTACCGGAGGCTCTGACTGTCATGGTATAGGTAAAGGTAAGGAACTACTTCTTGGCACAGTAAAAATACCTAAGGAATATATATCTGCATTTGAAAAGATATATAAAGAAAGGGAGAGGATGTAA
- a CDS encoding dipeptidase, protein MEDIKIIDAHCDTLLLFDNNDYDFHKLNEIGHIDLERLISANVLLQFFAIFIEPQYLNQALETGLSMVNKLLRSINSDSRLFLVTDKSTFTNLAPGKVGAVISLEGGEVINKNLHLIDIFYQLGVRSIGLTWNNSNLLCDGIGEPRGGGLTIFGKEVVNRMSELKMILDVSHISVKGFWDCIELYTHPVLASHSNVKKLCNHGRNLSDEQIKGIAQTRGLIGVNFVPYHLTNDPEEASIDHIIDHICYIGDLVGIEYVGIGSDFDGVNILPQGIKDVRDMVKIVQRMGERGFSHQEIDKVFYSNFYNFLSHYFKEE, encoded by the coding sequence TTGGAAGATATTAAAATAATTGATGCTCATTGTGATACTTTGTTATTATTTGATAATAATGATTATGATTTCCATAAATTAAATGAAATAGGCCATATAGATCTAGAAAGACTTATATCCGCCAATGTTTTGTTACAATTTTTTGCAATATTTATAGAGCCCCAATATTTAAATCAGGCTTTGGAAACTGGCTTATCAATGGTAAATAAACTACTACGGAGTATCAATTCAGATAGTAGATTATTTTTAGTGACTGATAAAAGTACTTTTACTAATTTAGCTCCTGGTAAAGTAGGGGCGGTAATTAGCTTAGAAGGAGGAGAAGTAATTAATAAAAATCTCCATTTGATAGACATTTTTTATCAACTTGGAGTTAGATCCATTGGATTAACTTGGAATAATAGCAATTTATTATGTGATGGTATTGGAGAACCAAGGGGTGGTGGATTGACAATCTTTGGTAAGGAAGTTGTAAATAGAATGTCTGAGCTTAAAATGATTCTAGATGTTTCTCATATTTCTGTAAAAGGTTTTTGGGACTGTATAGAGCTTTATACTCACCCAGTTTTAGCATCCCATTCTAATGTAAAGAAACTATGTAATCATGGAAGAAACTTATCTGATGAGCAAATTAAAGGAATAGCCCAAACTAGAGGATTAATCGGGGTAAACTTTGTCCCATATCACTTAACAAATGATCCAGAAGAAGCTAGTATTGATCATATTATTGATCATATTTGTTATATAGGAGATTTAGTCGGTATAGAATATGTGGGGATAGGCAGTGATTTTGATGGTGTTAATATTTTACCTCAAGGAATAAAAGATGTTAGGGACATGGTAAAAATAGTTCAAAGAATGGGAGAACGGGGTTTTTCCCATCAAGAAATTGATAAAGTTTTTTATAGTAACTTTTACAATTTCTTATCCCATTATTTTAAGGAGGAATAA
- the spoVS gene encoding stage V sporulation protein SpoVS — MEVLKVSAKSNPNSVAGALAGVLRERGGAELQAIGAGALNQAIKAVAIARGFVAPSGVDLICIPAFTDIQIDGEERTAIKLIVEPR; from the coding sequence ATGGAAGTATTAAAAGTATCAGCAAAATCAAATCCTAATTCAGTAGCCGGTGCTCTAGCAGGAGTACTCAGGGAAAGGGGAGGCGCAGAGCTACAAGCCATAGGAGCTGGAGCGCTAAATCAAGCTATTAAAGCTGTAGCAATTGCTAGAGGATTTGTTGCACCTAGTGGAGTAGACCTAATCTGTATACCAGCTTTCACTGATATTCAGATTGATGGTGAAGAAAGAACAGCTATCAAATTGATAGTTGAACCTAGGTAA